Below is a window of Fusarium pseudograminearum CS3096 chromosome 2, whole genome shotgun sequence DNA.
ACAAAACTGCCGCCTTTGGCGATCTTCCGTGGTGAGCCTCCACCTGCTACAGGCGGGTACATGCGTAGAGCCTCGTCTAGTATTGCCTGCATGTATCGTAGTCCCTGTGTAGATACAAGGTCAATAGCATCCGCTTGTGTGTATGTAGACCGGACCTCTTGTGTCAAAAGTTCCAGCGTGCGTGGATTGGAGCATAGGAAGTAGACGGCTGCAGAGAGCAAAGTGGCAGTTGTCTCAGAACCAGCTACGATCAAAACCGAGGCGTTCGATGCAAGCTCGTTGAACTCCATGCTCTGAAAGAAAAAGTTAGTCGCATACAATTACCAAAGAAAAGTATAAAGAACCTACAGATCCTTTCGATTTCAGCCCTTGTGTGATCTTGCCCACGAAATCTGGTCTGTCTGTTTCCGTGTCAAGTCGCTTGCGCACCTTCATGCTGGCAAGCTTTCTGTTCTCTGCAAACTTGTTGAGAAGACCCCGAGGAAGGAAAAAACCAATGTACGGAGCAATTCTGGGATATCGACCCATCTCGGCCATAAAAGCAAGATTCTTGAGACTCTCAAAAGCCAGAGCAACCCAGGGGTGGTAAGTAGAGTTTTCAAGACAGCCGAAAGACTCTCCAAACGACAAGTCACCGATCATGTCAAATGTCGTGAAAGTATACCATTTAGAAATGTCAACAGTCTTTGTACCATTGGATGACTGTTCATGGAGACGCTGGAATAGCTGATTGACATATGCTTTAAAGGTAGGCTCTTGTTCAAGCATGGCCTGGGCGGAGAAACCATATGCTAGAGCACGGCGGAAACGAGTATGATTCTCTCGATCGCTACCGACAATGTTGTCGCCATTTGACAGTACTATGATTGGGTCTTTACCGTGTTCGGCCTCGCCAGACTTGCGATGACCACGAACATCCTTCATGGCGTCCGGGTGATTGAACGAGAGCATGTTTGGCCCTATTCGTACAACTGAACCATACTTCATATGAAGTGCAAGATGTCTCTTGTGAGCAAGTCCACCGAGCATGAGGAGAGTGTGGGGGATTTGTGTCATGGTATTGATCCAGGGCCCAGGGAAGTTCCGCAGGGGGTGGAAAAAGAGGTTGTACACGAGCATCACCACAAAATATGCAATTGCCTATGAGGTCCAGTGTTAGATGTATCGAGACCTATGTAAGCAAGCGATGGAACATACCGTGCCGCccgacaaggccaacaagggcCACAGGGAATATTGAAACATGATGTCTGAATGTACAAAGAGTGCATACAGAAGAAAATAAATGTAATTCACGCCTTCGGTTCAACGCATTATTAAGTAGGATGTTGGTAGGTTTATAGGTCTATACTATTGAACTAGTGGCGCCCTGAGGCGATGCTTTCTACTTTAGTTAGGCCTTCAAGTTTTAATATAACCCCTGGAAACCTTAACACCCATTCGACACTGGCTTTTTGGGCTAAGTCATCATGCAATCCTAAACTAGGCCCTCCAAACGCTTGCACCAGATCATCTTAGCCCTCCAGGCTCACCGCAACA
It encodes the following:
- the TRI11 gene encoding TRI11 translates to MFQYSLWPLLALSGGTAIAYFVVMLVYNLFFHPLRNFPGPWINTMTQIPHTLLMLGGLAHKRHLALHMKYGSVVRIGPNMLSFNHPDAMKDVRGHRKSGEAEHGKDPIIVLSNGDNIVGSDRENHTRFRRALAYGFSAQAMLEQEPTFKAYVNQLFQRLHEQSSNGTKTVDISKWYTFTTFDMIGDLSFGESFGCLENSTYHPWVALAFESLKNLAFMAEMGRYPRIAPYIGFFLPRGLLNKFAENRKLASMKVRKRLDTETDRPDFVGKITQGLKSKGSSMEFNELASNASVLIVAGSETTATLLSAAVYFLCSNPRTLELLTQEVRSTYTQADAIDLVSTQGLRYMQAILDEALRMYPPVAGGGSPRKIAKGGSFVAGYFVPEDTLVENDMWAMHYDPKYFTQPHDFIPERWLGDARFNSDRLDAVKPFSIGPRNCIGMNLAYAEMRMMLARTVWEFDIRLAESSRNWYQDSRVYLAWNKPPLNVYLDPR